From Heliomicrobium modesticaldum Ice1, a single genomic window includes:
- a CDS encoding replication-associated recombination protein A — protein sequence MDLFSYQSEAVKSKEGPLAFRMRPRSLDEVSGQSHLLKKGSLFRRMIDEDKLQSFILYGPPGTGKTTIARLIAQTTESPFVTLSAVTANTSDIKKVAKEAEERLSFNQKRTILFIDEIHRFNKAQQDLLLPIVEDGTLILIGATTENPLYELNAALLSRLRVYLLQPLKEEELLSLLKRALTDSERGLGLSGNALTEEALALIVQAAKGDARAALTILDMVAGVHGDTDQPIGASEVAEVTGRVAVYYDKKGDRHYDTISAFIKSIRGSDPDAALYWLAVMLEAGEDPLFIARRIVIHAAEDIGMADPMALVVAQAAAEAVKFVGLPEGRIPLAEATIYLACAPKSNGAKESIDKALRAVREAKCIEVPRHLADSSHSKSGALLGSGVGYKYPHDYGGYVRQSYLPPEMEKARFYTPSENGREKQIGRWLGELRGQLKAPS from the coding sequence ATGGACCTCTTTTCCTATCAAAGTGAAGCTGTAAAAAGCAAAGAAGGCCCCCTGGCCTTTCGCATGCGCCCGCGCAGCCTCGACGAGGTTTCCGGGCAGTCGCATCTTCTAAAAAAAGGCTCCCTCTTTCGCCGCATGATCGATGAGGACAAGTTGCAGTCCTTTATCCTCTACGGTCCGCCGGGAACTGGCAAGACGACCATCGCCCGATTGATCGCCCAGACAACCGAAAGTCCTTTTGTCACCCTCTCTGCCGTGACGGCCAACACAAGTGACATCAAAAAAGTAGCCAAAGAGGCCGAGGAGCGCCTCTCCTTCAACCAGAAACGAACGATCCTCTTTATTGATGAGATCCACCGCTTCAACAAGGCCCAGCAGGACCTGCTCCTGCCGATTGTGGAAGACGGCACCCTGATCCTGATCGGCGCCACAACAGAAAACCCTCTTTATGAATTGAACGCGGCCCTCCTCTCCCGCCTGCGAGTCTACCTTCTGCAGCCGTTAAAGGAAGAGGAACTTCTGTCACTCCTGAAACGGGCGCTCACCGATAGTGAGCGGGGCCTGGGCCTATCGGGGAACGCCCTCACCGAAGAGGCGCTCGCTCTGATCGTGCAGGCCGCCAAAGGAGACGCTCGTGCTGCGCTGACGATCTTAGATATGGTCGCCGGTGTTCACGGTGACACGGATCAACCGATTGGGGCATCCGAAGTCGCCGAGGTGACAGGCCGTGTTGCCGTCTACTACGACAAAAAAGGAGACCGTCACTACGACACGATCTCCGCCTTCATCAAGAGCATCCGCGGTTCTGACCCTGATGCAGCCCTTTACTGGCTTGCGGTGATGTTAGAAGCTGGTGAGGATCCCCTCTTCATCGCCCGCCGGATCGTTATCCATGCTGCTGAAGACATCGGCATGGCCGATCCGATGGCCCTCGTCGTCGCCCAAGCAGCTGCCGAAGCTGTCAAATTCGTCGGCTTGCCGGAAGGGCGCATCCCTCTGGCCGAAGCCACTATCTACCTGGCTTGTGCTCCAAAGAGTAACGGCGCCAAGGAATCTATTGACAAGGCGTTGCGTGCGGTGCGGGAAGCGAAATGTATTGAGGTCCCTCGCCATCTGGCTGATTCTTCCCACAGCAAGTCCGGCGCACTCCTCGGAAGCGGTGTTGGGTACAAGTACCCCCATGATTACGGCGGCTATGTCCGGCAAAGCTACTTGCCGCCAGAAATGGAAAAGGCCCGGTTCTACACTCCCTCGGAGAATGGTCGAGAGAAGCAGATCGGGCGTTGGTTGGGGGAGTTGAGGGGGCAACTCAAGGCTCCATCATGA
- the typA gene encoding translational GTPase TypA, with translation MKRTDLRNIAIIAHVDHGKTTLVDGLLRQSGVFRANEEVRDCVMDSNDLERERGITILAKNTAVSYQGIKINIVDTPGHADFSGEVERILSMVDGAILLVDSAEGVMAQTKFVLRKALEAGLCPIVVINKMDRNDARPEEVLDEILELFIELGADDDQLEFPVLYAVGRAGWASLKADEPGTTLEPLFKTIVDKVPCPEGDENAPVQLLVSALDYDSYVGRVAIGRIRQGKLRAGQQVSVCKRDGAIVRGKLLNIYTYQGLKRVATEEATVGDIICVTGIENVHIGETVSDPANPAPLPIINVDEPTLQMTFQTNTSPFAGKEGEYVTSRHLRARLYKELEKNVALRVQDTEDPDVFLVSGRGELHLSILIETMRREGYELAVSKPQVILRKDEEGVLLEPLEHLTIDVPEEYMGVVMEKLGTRRAELTNMVNSGNGQVRLEFVIPARGLIGYRTEFLTDTRGFGIMHHLFHGYGEYRGEIPGRSRGAAVALEAGSSTAYAMGYLQERIRFFISPGTDVYQGMIVGENSREQDMDINVCKAKHLTNMRASGSEGTIRLEPPRILSLEDALEWIDDDELVEVTPKNIRLRKRILDVNQRERAKKHRA, from the coding sequence TTGAAACGGACAGATCTGCGGAACATTGCCATCATCGCCCACGTCGACCACGGCAAAACAACCCTCGTTGACGGACTCCTGCGCCAGTCAGGCGTCTTCCGAGCCAATGAAGAGGTTCGGGACTGTGTCATGGACTCGAACGACCTGGAGCGGGAACGGGGCATCACCATCCTAGCCAAAAACACGGCCGTCTCCTACCAGGGCATCAAGATCAACATCGTCGACACGCCCGGCCACGCCGATTTCTCCGGCGAGGTGGAGCGCATCCTCTCCATGGTCGACGGCGCCATCCTGCTCGTCGACAGCGCCGAAGGCGTCATGGCCCAGACCAAGTTCGTCCTGCGCAAGGCTTTGGAAGCCGGCCTCTGCCCCATCGTCGTCATCAACAAGATGGACCGCAATGACGCCCGCCCCGAGGAAGTGCTCGACGAGATCCTGGAACTGTTCATCGAACTAGGCGCCGATGACGACCAACTGGAGTTCCCCGTCCTTTACGCTGTCGGGCGCGCCGGCTGGGCCAGCCTGAAAGCGGATGAGCCGGGAACCACCTTGGAGCCGCTGTTTAAAACGATCGTAGATAAGGTTCCCTGCCCCGAAGGCGACGAGAATGCCCCGGTGCAGTTGCTCGTCTCCGCCCTCGACTACGACAGCTATGTGGGCCGCGTGGCCATCGGCCGCATCCGCCAGGGCAAGCTGCGGGCCGGCCAGCAGGTCTCCGTCTGCAAGCGCGACGGCGCCATCGTCAGAGGCAAACTGCTCAATATCTACACCTATCAGGGTCTCAAGCGGGTTGCCACAGAAGAAGCGACCGTCGGCGATATCATCTGTGTCACCGGCATTGAGAATGTCCACATCGGTGAGACCGTCTCTGACCCGGCTAACCCCGCCCCCCTGCCGATCATCAACGTGGACGAGCCCACCCTACAGATGACCTTCCAGACGAATACGAGCCCCTTCGCCGGCAAGGAGGGCGAATACGTCACCTCTCGTCACCTGCGGGCGCGCCTTTACAAGGAACTGGAGAAAAACGTGGCCTTGCGTGTCCAGGATACGGAAGACCCCGATGTCTTCCTCGTCTCCGGCCGGGGCGAACTGCACCTGTCCATCTTGATTGAAACGATGCGCCGCGAAGGCTACGAGCTGGCCGTCTCGAAACCCCAGGTCATCTTGCGCAAAGATGAAGAGGGCGTCCTCCTGGAACCGCTGGAGCACCTGACCATCGACGTGCCCGAAGAGTACATGGGCGTCGTCATGGAAAAACTGGGCACCCGCCGCGCCGAGCTGACCAACATGGTCAACAGCGGCAACGGCCAAGTCCGCCTGGAGTTTGTCATCCCCGCTCGGGGCCTCATCGGCTACCGGACTGAGTTCCTCACGGATACGCGCGGTTTCGGCATCATGCACCATCTCTTCCACGGCTACGGCGAATACCGTGGCGAGATTCCGGGCCGCAGCCGCGGCGCTGCCGTCGCCCTTGAAGCCGGCAGCTCTACGGCCTACGCAATGGGTTACCTGCAAGAGCGCATTCGCTTCTTCATCTCCCCTGGCACAGATGTTTACCAAGGCATGATCGTCGGCGAAAACTCCCGGGAACAGGACATGGACATCAACGTCTGCAAGGCCAAGCACCTTACGAACATGCGCGCCTCCGGCTCTGAAGGCACCATCCGTCTCGAACCGCCCCGCATCCTATCCTTGGAAGATGCCCTAGAGTGGATTGACGATGACGAGCTCGTCGAAGTGACGCCGAAAAACATCCGTCTGCGCAAGCGCATCTTGGATGTCAACCAGCGGGAGCGGGCGAAGAAGCATCGGGCGTAG
- the rbsK gene encoding ribokinase: MTKPRLLVIGSINVDLVAYAERIPHTGETVKGKQFSTIPGGKGANQAMAANRLGAEVTFLGAVGDDGYGKDMLRYFRENGLDPSRVKQVPGSTGVAMIVVDDAGNNQIVVVPGANDQLKPADLEACADDFSAADVVVIQLETPLETVGKAIELAAFVKKPLILNPAPAQKLPEDWLRSVTYLVPNEHEAALLGGDPGRNFADLQEKMTGTLIVTMGEKGVLFNASGLNDSGDSNLRRIPAFSVPVVDTTAAGDAFVAGFAVALAEGQPLEEALRFASAVAALSVTKAGAQTSLPLREEVNRFLEGLT; this comes from the coding sequence ATGACAAAGCCGCGTCTGCTCGTCATCGGCAGCATCAACGTAGATCTTGTGGCCTATGCTGAGCGGATTCCTCATACTGGGGAGACAGTCAAGGGAAAACAGTTTTCCACCATCCCAGGCGGCAAGGGCGCTAACCAGGCCATGGCGGCCAACCGTCTCGGCGCTGAGGTAACTTTTTTGGGCGCTGTCGGCGATGATGGTTACGGAAAGGATATGCTGCGATATTTCCGCGAAAATGGGTTGGACCCCTCGCGGGTAAAGCAGGTTCCCGGTTCCACCGGTGTAGCCATGATCGTCGTTGACGACGCCGGGAATAACCAGATCGTCGTCGTCCCCGGCGCCAACGATCAACTGAAACCAGCCGATCTGGAGGCCTGCGCCGACGATTTCTCTGCCGCCGACGTAGTGGTGATCCAACTGGAAACGCCCTTGGAGACAGTGGGGAAAGCGATTGAGCTGGCTGCTTTTGTGAAAAAACCTTTAATCCTCAACCCTGCACCGGCGCAAAAACTGCCTGAAGATTGGCTTCGCAGCGTTACCTACCTTGTGCCGAATGAGCACGAAGCGGCCCTGCTCGGCGGCGATCCAGGGCGCAACTTCGCTGACTTGCAGGAGAAAATGACGGGAACGCTGATCGTGACAATGGGCGAAAAGGGTGTCTTATTCAATGCCAGCGGCCTTAACGATAGCGGCGATAGCAACCTGCGCCGCATCCCTGCCTTCTCTGTCCCTGTCGTCGACACGACGGCCGCCGGCGACGCCTTCGTCGCCGGATTTGCTGTCGCACTGGCCGAAGGGCAACCGCTGGAGGAAGCCCTCCGCTTCGCCAGCGCCGTCGCTGCCTTGTCGGTGACGAAGGCGGGCGCCCAGACATCGCTGCCGCTCAGGGAAGAAGTCAATCGTTTTTTGGAGGGTCTTACATGA
- the rbsD gene encoding D-ribose pyranase has product MKKQGILHRDLAALIASLGHGDLVVVADSGLPVPPGVPCIDLAVTKGVPSFLPVLEAILSEMVVENATVAEELKPNEQIIEALAGRLKPVQLHFINHESLKTCCRQARAVIRTGEWTPYANILLYAGVAF; this is encoded by the coding sequence ATGAAAAAACAGGGCATCTTGCATCGCGATCTGGCTGCCCTGATCGCCAGCCTCGGCCACGGCGACCTGGTGGTGGTGGCCGACAGCGGCCTGCCTGTTCCGCCCGGTGTCCCCTGTATCGACTTGGCTGTAACCAAAGGGGTGCCGTCTTTTTTGCCGGTCCTTGAGGCTATCCTCTCGGAGATGGTCGTGGAAAACGCAACGGTGGCCGAAGAGTTAAAACCGAATGAACAAATCATTGAGGCCCTTGCCGGGCGCTTGAAGCCGGTGCAACTGCATTTCATCAACCACGAATCGCTGAAGACGTGTTGCCGTCAGGCCCGGGCCGTCATCCGGACAGGGGAGTGGACGCCCTACGCCAACATCCTCCTCTATGCCGGCGTCGCCTTTTGA
- a CDS encoding sugar ABC transporter ATP-binding protein produces the protein MPLLEMRAIHKSFPGAKVLKNVDFCLEKGEIHALLGENGAGKSTLMKILTGIYSKDSGEIHFDGSPLSVQGPREAEALGIVMIHQEFNLVPQLSIAENIFLGNEGPFTRWGTIRWSALVEASRRFLDQVGLSVAPTRTVDELSVGEKQLVEVAKALSKEAKLLIMDEPTAALTETEKAKLFSIMTALAAQGVSIIFISHRMEELFAICDRVTVLRDGAYIATRAIKETTIDELVSLMVGRQVEDRFPKVSVESGDMILEVEGLQNDRLKAVNLTVRAGEVVGIGGLMGAGRTEVARAIYGLDPAIGSLRLKTRSGGSYTGLFRHPAEAIAHGIAMVPEDRKDEGLVLGASVKDNMALPTLAKRARLGVIDGAEERSMVEGYIKTLRVKTAGMDQPVRNLSGGNQQKVVFGKCLETKPRLLILDEPTRGVDVGAKVEIYQLINQLAAGGIGILLISSDLPELMGMSDRIYVMYEGSITGHFTRETVTEEAFMRCATGGRP, from the coding sequence ATGCCCCTTTTAGAGATGCGGGCGATTCACAAAAGCTTTCCCGGCGCCAAGGTGCTCAAGAATGTCGACTTTTGCCTAGAAAAAGGGGAGATCCACGCCCTGCTGGGTGAAAACGGCGCCGGTAAATCGACGCTGATGAAGATTCTCACCGGTATCTATAGTAAAGACAGCGGAGAGATCCACTTCGACGGCAGTCCCTTGTCGGTGCAAGGGCCTCGGGAAGCGGAAGCCCTGGGAATCGTCATGATCCATCAGGAATTCAACCTCGTTCCCCAGTTGAGTATTGCCGAAAACATCTTTTTGGGCAACGAAGGCCCCTTTACGCGCTGGGGAACCATCCGTTGGTCGGCCCTGGTGGAGGCGTCACGTCGATTTCTCGATCAGGTGGGATTGTCTGTGGCGCCGACGCGAACTGTAGATGAATTGAGTGTCGGCGAAAAGCAACTGGTCGAAGTAGCGAAAGCGCTTTCCAAGGAAGCAAAACTGCTGATCATGGATGAGCCGACCGCCGCACTGACGGAGACGGAAAAAGCAAAGCTCTTCTCCATCATGACCGCCCTCGCTGCGCAGGGGGTGTCTATCATCTTCATCTCCCACAGGATGGAGGAGCTGTTTGCGATCTGTGATCGCGTCACCGTCCTCCGCGACGGCGCCTACATCGCCACGCGGGCAATCAAGGAGACAACCATCGATGAACTGGTCTCTCTCATGGTCGGTCGGCAGGTCGAGGATCGCTTTCCCAAGGTGTCCGTAGAATCGGGCGACATGATCCTGGAAGTGGAAGGCTTGCAAAATGACCGGCTGAAAGCAGTCAACCTGACCGTGCGCGCCGGCGAAGTGGTCGGCATCGGCGGACTGATGGGCGCCGGCCGGACAGAGGTGGCGCGAGCCATCTACGGCCTCGATCCGGCGATAGGCAGCTTGCGCCTGAAAACAAGAAGCGGTGGATCCTACACCGGGCTCTTTCGCCATCCTGCCGAAGCCATCGCCCATGGTATCGCCATGGTGCCGGAGGACCGCAAGGATGAAGGTCTGGTGCTGGGCGCCAGCGTGAAGGACAACATGGCCTTACCGACACTGGCTAAGCGGGCGCGCTTGGGCGTCATCGATGGCGCCGAGGAACGCTCCATGGTAGAGGGCTATATCAAGACCTTGCGCGTCAAGACGGCCGGGATGGACCAGCCGGTGCGCAACCTGAGTGGCGGCAACCAACAAAAGGTCGTTTTCGGCAAATGCCTCGAGACGAAACCGCGCCTGTTGATCCTTGATGAGCCGACGCGCGGCGTCGATGTAGGCGCCAAGGTGGAGATCTATCAGTTGATCAACCAACTGGCTGCCGGCGGCATCGGTATCCTGCTCATCTCATCTGATCTGCCGGAACTGATGGGCATGAGTGATCGCATCTATGTCATGTACGAGGGCAGCATCACCGGCCATTTCACCCGCGAGACGGTGACGGAAGAAGCTTTTATGCGCTGCGCCACGGGAGGTAGACCATGA
- a CDS encoding ABC transporter permease, with the protein MRDLLDKLRRYRMGPLIGLVLICIALTLMSDRFFTPANILNIARQVSINTLLAVGMTFVIISGGIDLSVGSILAFAGALAAGALASGIDTGLVLLYACLIGLAGGTLNGLLIAYGRIAPFVATLGTMTLFRGATLIYTEGRPIRAVEEGFNAIGGGYLGPIPTPVVITAVMVFLAWFVLNRMTVGRRVFAVGGNEEAAVLSGVKATYSKVFVYAVSGLMCGLAGAILTSRLMSAQPTAGAGYELDAIAAVVLGGTSLSGGQGGVLGTLVGALIIGVLDNGLNILNVSSFYQQAVKGIVILIAVLLDRRNAARG; encoded by the coding sequence ATGAGAGACCTGCTGGACAAACTCCGCCGCTACCGGATGGGGCCCTTGATCGGGCTGGTCCTGATCTGCATCGCCCTGACCCTCATGTCCGATCGCTTTTTTACGCCTGCTAACATCCTGAACATCGCCAGGCAGGTGTCTATCAACACCCTGCTCGCCGTGGGCATGACCTTCGTGATCATCTCCGGCGGGATCGACCTTTCTGTCGGCTCCATCCTGGCTTTCGCTGGCGCATTGGCGGCGGGGGCACTGGCCAGCGGCATAGATACGGGGTTGGTATTGCTCTACGCCTGCCTGATCGGCCTCGCCGGCGGCACGCTGAACGGCTTGTTGATCGCCTATGGACGCATCGCGCCTTTTGTGGCCACTCTCGGCACGATGACCCTCTTTCGGGGCGCCACGCTGATCTACACGGAGGGACGCCCCATCCGCGCCGTCGAGGAAGGATTCAATGCCATCGGCGGTGGTTACTTGGGACCTATCCCGACGCCAGTTGTCATCACCGCTGTCATGGTTTTTCTGGCCTGGTTCGTATTAAACAGGATGACGGTGGGCCGTCGCGTCTTCGCCGTCGGCGGCAATGAGGAAGCGGCTGTGCTCAGCGGCGTCAAAGCGACTTATAGCAAGGTTTTTGTCTATGCCGTCAGCGGCCTCATGTGCGGCCTTGCCGGAGCCATTCTCACCTCTAGGCTTATGTCGGCCCAGCCGACGGCCGGCGCAGGCTATGAACTGGACGCCATTGCGGCTGTTGTCCTCGGAGGCACCAGCCTCTCCGGCGGCCAAGGTGGCGTGCTTGGGACCCTTGTGGGCGCCTTGATCATCGGGGTGCTCGACAACGGCCTGAACATCCTCAATGTTTCTTCCTTCTACCAGCAGGCGGTAAAAGGCATCGTGATCCTGATCGCGGTGCTGTTAGACCGGCGCAATGCCGCAAGGGGGTGA
- the rbsB gene encoding ribose ABC transporter substrate-binding protein RbsB — MKRYLKAASLVVGSLFIVGMLAGCSGSKEPPKPAEKPADSTKQMTVGIALSTLNNPFFVDMRDGAQAAADKIGAKLIVMDAQDDASKQVSQVENLIQQKVDIILLNPTDSDGLVAAVKEANKANIPVITLDRSVSGGDVISHIASDNVSGGKLAADFVIKSLNGKGKVAELEGIAGTSAARDRGQGFHSLIDSEKEIKVVAKQPADFNRSKGMTVMENILQSQPDLQAVFCHNDEMALGALQALQAAKKNVILVGFDGGADAVKAVQEGKMSATVAQQPKLIGEIGVQTAEKVVKKEKVEAKIPVALKLITKQ, encoded by the coding sequence ATGAAAAGGTACTTAAAAGCAGCATCCCTCGTCGTAGGCTCCCTCTTCATAGTCGGTATGCTCGCTGGCTGCAGCGGTTCCAAGGAACCGCCCAAACCGGCCGAAAAACCGGCAGATTCGACGAAACAGATGACTGTCGGGATCGCCCTCTCGACGCTGAATAACCCCTTCTTTGTCGATATGCGCGATGGCGCTCAAGCTGCCGCCGATAAAATAGGCGCCAAGCTGATCGTCATGGACGCCCAGGACGATGCCTCCAAGCAAGTTTCCCAGGTTGAGAACCTGATCCAGCAAAAAGTGGACATCATCCTGCTCAACCCGACCGATAGCGATGGTCTTGTCGCCGCTGTTAAAGAGGCCAACAAAGCGAATATACCGGTCATCACCCTAGACCGCAGCGTCAGCGGCGGTGATGTCATCTCTCACATCGCCTCCGACAACGTATCCGGCGGAAAACTTGCTGCCGATTTTGTCATCAAGTCCCTGAACGGCAAAGGCAAAGTAGCTGAACTGGAAGGCATTGCCGGCACCTCCGCCGCCCGTGATCGCGGACAGGGCTTCCACAGCCTCATCGACAGTGAAAAGGAAATCAAGGTCGTAGCCAAGCAGCCTGCCGATTTCAACCGCTCCAAGGGGATGACTGTCATGGAGAACATCCTTCAGAGCCAGCCCGACCTTCAAGCCGTCTTCTGTCACAACGATGAAATGGCTCTCGGTGCCCTGCAAGCCCTGCAAGCAGCCAAGAAGAACGTAATTCTCGTCGGCTTTGACGGCGGTGCTGACGCGGTTAAGGCCGTTCAAGAAGGCAAGATGTCGGCCACCGTCGCCCAACAACCCAAGTTGATCGGCGAAATAGGCGTGCAGACTGCGGAAAAAGTGGTCAAGAAAGAAAAAGTGGAAGCGAAAATCCCTGTTGCGCTAAAGTTGATCACCAAGCAATAA
- a CDS encoding metal ABC transporter ATP-binding protein codes for MSIRKKGIVQAPPPLWQSDKDLLVEARNLSFRYGHQETLSDIQLNIYRGDFLGIIGPNGSGKSTLLRLLLGLLTPEQGQVLLWGEPLAQFRQWSRIGYVPQKATAFNAAFPATVREVVAAGRLGRKGLFGRLNNADRAVIDQSLATVGMDTFADRLIGHLSGGQQQRVFIAQALAGEPEILFLDEPTVGVDAEQEEQFYSLLERLNSKSAMTIVIVSHDIGAVTERVNKLVCLNRRLFFHGEVSGFKARQSEILSLLYGHPVQMIRHGH; via the coding sequence GTGTCCATTCGCAAAAAGGGGATTGTGCAGGCACCTCCGCCTCTTTGGCAGTCTGATAAAGATCTGCTCGTCGAGGCCCGCAATCTCTCTTTTCGATACGGTCATCAAGAGACCCTGAGTGACATCCAGTTGAACATCTACCGAGGAGATTTTCTCGGCATCATCGGTCCAAACGGTTCGGGCAAGTCAACGCTCTTGCGGCTGCTCCTCGGTTTGTTGACGCCCGAACAGGGACAGGTGCTGCTCTGGGGAGAACCGTTGGCGCAGTTTCGCCAGTGGAGCCGGATCGGTTATGTGCCGCAAAAGGCGACTGCCTTTAACGCCGCTTTTCCCGCTACTGTACGCGAGGTCGTCGCCGCTGGAAGGCTGGGACGGAAGGGACTCTTCGGGCGCTTGAACAATGCTGACCGGGCGGTCATCGACCAGTCCCTGGCCACGGTGGGGATGGACACCTTCGCCGATCGGCTGATCGGTCACCTGTCCGGTGGTCAGCAGCAGCGGGTCTTTATTGCTCAGGCGCTCGCCGGAGAACCGGAGATCCTCTTTTTAGACGAGCCGACTGTGGGTGTCGACGCGGAGCAGGAAGAGCAGTTTTACAGCCTCCTGGAACGATTGAACAGCAAATCAGCCATGACGATTGTCATCGTCTCCCACGACATCGGCGCTGTGACGGAGCGAGTCAACAAGCTCGTCTGCCTGAACCGCCGCCTTTTTTTCCATGGCGAGGTGAGCGGCTTTAAGGCGCGCCAGTCGGAAATCCTCTCACTGCTCTACGGTCACCCTGTTCAGATGATTCGGCACGGCCATTAA
- a CDS encoding metal ABC transporter permease, which produces MPEMLQHDFMVRALLAGVMVAVICPAIGLFLVLRRLSLIGDTISHVSLAGVAGGMLLGLYPPLMALGFSIVAVLGLERLRRRFQNYAEISIAVFLSGGVALAVILLSMKKSASSDILSYLFGSIVAVTDRDLTILAVVTITVLLIVGLFYHRFFYITLNEEKARLSGLPVNGLNLMIMVLTALVVAASMRIVGILLVSSMLVLPVAASLQAANSFRKAFWLALLYALAEVSVGLTASYYLDLAPGGTIVLLAVVLLVATIALRAAADRFLRRQSREEAAVRGLVNH; this is translated from the coding sequence ATGCCCGAAATGCTCCAACACGATTTCATGGTCCGGGCGCTTTTGGCTGGCGTTATGGTCGCCGTCATCTGTCCGGCCATCGGACTTTTTCTCGTCCTGCGCCGTCTTTCCCTGATCGGTGATACGATTTCCCACGTTTCCCTCGCCGGTGTCGCCGGGGGGATGCTGCTCGGCCTTTACCCGCCCTTGATGGCTCTAGGCTTTTCTATCGTCGCCGTTCTCGGTTTGGAGCGGTTGCGCCGCCGCTTTCAAAACTACGCCGAGATCTCCATCGCCGTTTTTTTGTCCGGCGGCGTCGCCCTGGCGGTCATCCTGTTGAGCATGAAAAAATCGGCCTCTTCCGATATCTTGAGCTATCTCTTTGGCAGCATTGTTGCCGTCACTGATCGCGATCTGACCATTCTGGCCGTCGTCACCATCACTGTGTTGCTGATAGTTGGTCTCTTTTACCATCGCTTTTTTTATATCACCTTAAACGAGGAAAAGGCGAGGTTGAGCGGGCTGCCCGTTAATGGCCTCAACCTGATGATTATGGTATTGACAGCCCTTGTCGTGGCCGCTTCTATGCGGATCGTCGGTATCCTGCTCGTATCGTCCATGCTTGTTCTGCCTGTGGCCGCCAGCCTGCAGGCGGCGAACAGCTTCCGGAAGGCCTTCTGGCTGGCGCTGCTCTATGCCTTAGCGGAAGTCAGCGTCGGGCTGACGGCTTCTTATTATCTCGATCTCGCCCCGGGCGGGACCATCGTCTTGCTGGCAGTCGTGCTGCTGGTGGCAACCATCGCCTTGCGCGCCGCCGCTGATCGCTTTCTTCGCCGCCAGTCCAGAGAAGAGGCTGCGGTGCGCGGACTGGTGAATCACTGA
- a CDS encoding Fur family transcriptional regulator — protein MAIEETKQTQTENVLDLLKEKGYKFTPQRRAVIGTLIEAKEPLSVKEMVDRLREDYPDMSADTVYRNLKVLYDLGVVSLISQQGKEGARYELDGRPHHHHLVCVSCGKSFCLPYCPMEEKMEELARQAHFQVLGHTFEVFGYCCDCQKGEATS, from the coding sequence ATGGCGATAGAGGAAACGAAACAGACGCAGACAGAGAATGTGCTTGATCTGCTTAAGGAAAAGGGGTACAAGTTTACACCTCAGCGCCGGGCGGTGATCGGCACCCTGATTGAAGCAAAAGAACCGCTTTCCGTGAAGGAGATGGTCGACCGCCTTCGCGAGGACTACCCCGATATGAGCGCCGACACGGTCTACCGCAACCTGAAGGTGCTTTACGACCTGGGGGTGGTCAGCTTGATCAGCCAGCAGGGGAAAGAGGGCGCCCGGTATGAATTGGATGGGAGGCCCCACCACCACCACCTGGTTTGTGTGTCTTGCGGCAAATCATTCTGTCTGCCCTATTGTCCCATGGAGGAGAAGATGGAGGAACTGGCTCGGCAAGCGCATTTTCAAGTTCTCGGGCATACGTTCGAGGTATTCGGCTACTGTTGCGATTGCCAAAAGGGGGAAGCGACCTCCTGA